The Rubrivirga sp. SAORIC476 genome contains a region encoding:
- a CDS encoding T9SS type A sorting domain-containing protein codes for MLRPHFVCLFVLALALGAGMSAHAQGALDDTTAWEPLGDARQQLQAFTFSGDRDAPTIWGGDSGVYRLDQIDGAWEQVYLFPQGGPMLFLGDPFDESGPDTLFVGGSLYRSVDGGQTFDGVLEPPNPDGSRRSRIGSRGALDQFPPDSPYPGRLVSGHSPATVYSDDGGDTWTRTVTSPRLQTFRLHTFRSGRVVAAGFYGAVLSRDGGQTYAPIPALYDTTRIGFDLTEMLMLDGFVTGRPGDSTEGRLLIIGTQAGRPSTYAWTSDDEGETWREVHAFEYGGTWTALTAVPTEVGGGPGWAAAADPYPGRVWATTDGGETWTQIGRVPGVMVHSDGHTTYAETVETGPDGRLYAGTVRSGNKASWSYRSRGRVAEAMQPVARDPEPEAPASVGVSVWPNPTGGAVTVRLSLASPQAVRVSVVDALGREVAVLHEGAATDGQRVALDAEGWPVGAYSVRVVTEAGTASAGLTVAW; via the coding sequence ATGCTGCGCCCGCATTTCGTCTGCCTGTTCGTGCTCGCCCTCGCGCTGGGGGCAGGCATGAGCGCGCACGCACAGGGCGCCCTCGACGACACGACCGCCTGGGAGCCGCTCGGCGACGCGCGGCAGCAACTCCAGGCGTTCACCTTCTCCGGTGACCGCGACGCGCCCACCATCTGGGGTGGGGACTCTGGCGTCTACCGCCTCGACCAGATCGACGGGGCATGGGAGCAGGTCTACCTCTTCCCGCAGGGCGGGCCGATGTTGTTCCTGGGCGACCCCTTCGACGAGAGCGGCCCCGACACCCTCTTCGTCGGAGGAAGCCTCTACCGCTCCGTCGATGGCGGCCAGACTTTCGACGGCGTCCTCGAGCCCCCCAACCCCGATGGCAGCAGGCGAAGCCGCATCGGCTCACGAGGCGCCCTCGACCAGTTCCCGCCCGACTCGCCTTACCCCGGCCGCCTCGTCTCGGGCCACTCGCCCGCGACGGTCTACTCCGACGACGGCGGCGACACCTGGACGCGCACGGTGACTTCGCCCCGTCTCCAGACCTTCCGGCTCCACACCTTCCGCTCCGGGCGCGTCGTCGCGGCGGGCTTCTACGGCGCGGTGCTCTCGCGCGACGGCGGCCAGACCTACGCGCCCATCCCGGCGCTCTACGACACGACGCGGATCGGCTTCGACCTGACGGAGATGCTGATGCTCGATGGCTTCGTGACGGGCCGACCGGGCGACTCCACCGAGGGGCGCCTGCTGATCATCGGCACGCAGGCCGGTCGGCCGAGCACCTACGCCTGGACCTCGGACGACGAGGGCGAGACGTGGCGCGAGGTCCACGCCTTCGAGTACGGCGGGACGTGGACGGCGCTCACGGCGGTGCCGACGGAGGTCGGCGGAGGTCCGGGCTGGGCAGCGGCGGCGGACCCGTACCCGGGCCGGGTGTGGGCGACAACCGACGGCGGCGAGACATGGACGCAGATCGGGCGGGTGCCGGGCGTGATGGTGCACTCGGACGGCCACACTACCTACGCCGAGACGGTGGAGACTGGCCCGGACGGCAGGCTGTACGCGGGGACGGTGCGGAGCGGCAACAAGGCGTCGTGGTCGTATCGGTCGCGGGGCCGTGTGGCGGAGGCGATGCAGCCGGTGGCACGCGATCCAGAGCCGGAGGCGCCCGCCTCGGTCGGCGTGTCGGTGTGGCCGAACCCGACCGGCGGAGCCGTGACGGTGCGGCTGTCGCTGGCATCGCCGCAGGCGGTCCGGGTGAGCGTGGTCGACGCGCTGGGCCGCGAGGTGGCGGTGCTCCACGAGGGCGCGGCGACGGACGGCCAGCGGGTTGCGCTAGACGCGGAGGGCTGGCCGGTGGGCGCCTACTCGGTCCGCGTCGTGACCGAGGCAGGAACGGCCAGCGCGGGGCTGACCGTAGCATGGTGA